From a single Deltaproteobacteria bacterium IMCC39524 genomic region:
- a CDS encoding TIGR04442 family protein, with protein sequence MPEHQEIRLHGHLDETIEYFAMAASRDAYSRYFFEADSDNLRFFSPGNEFILGGEQISHRGNGGSFCEYMFGVDQPLSDLAKTDVRNRLVLYGAFYKDSDSSNLDFTPKTDGLSSFEQVFFEGNATVNYFFFMTGSVSGKLQEQQENIARLLGKTLKRSAHVGLGDDTDLIDEIYSMLGHRSSLYLVKLINKKHKQYHDAFKALYDEYKTIPDHEYENLQELANELEIDRYQQERIRIDVMYKHPDNQRIVDEYKNILIECNLKGSINQMENARLTRLKTLSVRNKIPAALFYTLDKMLKHDKLVDLDEQDYLAETRQVLEGIFFTEAQIDASINSEDMSLLLHAKRQASENRDHTFEHILLETGKACDEKIHEGADLTLLEHFSYIITYFDRYDNTSSVINQLAFMENVHFGEEQIRSLLGNKKAFDELNDKLWKDLFFKQVFENKYLGQFGRKKIACLQKGLALIEDGRLTITALVDQLLVLEKQERLYAILLGHVKERIRNFYSKYNTRVEQEALLVEVADELYNKGLYTGDIPLGQFHNVVVNIKKEAVYLHNLLPKIVAERDAGLREDFLDNSGLDRFYVEELEREYFELNDLDMENLYLIRKGYAD encoded by the coding sequence ATGCCGGAACATCAGGAAATACGCCTTCACGGACACCTTGACGAGACCATCGAGTATTTTGCCATGGCGGCTTCACGCGATGCCTACAGCCGATATTTTTTCGAGGCCGACAGTGATAACCTGCGTTTTTTCTCGCCGGGGAATGAATTTATCCTTGGGGGCGAACAGATCAGTCATCGTGGCAATGGTGGCTCTTTCTGCGAATATATGTTCGGTGTCGACCAGCCGCTCTCCGACCTGGCGAAGACAGATGTGCGTAATCGGCTGGTCCTCTACGGGGCCTTTTACAAGGACAGTGATAGCAGCAATCTTGACTTTACGCCAAAGACTGATGGTCTAAGCAGTTTTGAGCAGGTTTTCTTTGAAGGCAACGCCACGGTCAATTATTTCTTCTTTATGACCGGTTCAGTCTCTGGGAAATTGCAGGAGCAGCAGGAGAATATCGCCCGTTTGCTTGGTAAAACCCTCAAACGTTCCGCCCATGTCGGTCTCGGTGACGATACCGATCTGATCGATGAAATCTACTCCATGCTTGGTCATCGCAGCTCCCTTTACCTGGTTAAGCTGATCAATAAAAAGCACAAACAGTATCATGATGCCTTCAAGGCTCTTTACGACGAATACAAGACGATTCCGGATCACGAATACGAGAATTTGCAGGAGCTTGCCAACGAGCTCGAGATCGACCGCTATCAGCAGGAGCGGATTCGTATCGATGTCATGTACAAGCATCCGGATAACCAGAGGATTGTCGACGAGTACAAAAACATCTTGATTGAGTGCAACCTGAAAGGGAGCATCAACCAGATGGAGAACGCCCGCCTGACTCGACTGAAGACGCTTTCAGTGCGTAACAAGATTCCGGCGGCGCTCTTCTATACCCTCGACAAAATGCTCAAGCATGACAAGCTGGTTGACCTTGATGAACAGGATTACCTCGCTGAAACCAGGCAGGTTCTGGAAGGCATCTTCTTTACCGAAGCCCAGATCGACGCCAGCATCAACTCCGAGGATATGTCGTTGCTGCTGCACGCCAAGCGCCAGGCGAGTGAAAACCGCGACCATACCTTTGAGCATATCCTGCTGGAAACCGGTAAGGCGTGTGACGAAAAGATCCATGAAGGGGCCGACCTGACCCTGCTTGAGCATTTCTCCTACATCATCACCTACTTTGATCGTTACGATAATACTTCCTCGGTGATCAATCAGCTCGCCTTTATGGAGAACGTCCATTTCGGCGAAGAGCAAATTCGCAGTCTTCTCGGCAACAAGAAGGCCTTTGACGAACTCAACGACAAGCTCTGGAAAGACCTCTTTTTTAAACAGGTTTTTGAGAACAAGTACTTGGGGCAATTCGGTCGGAAGAAGATCGCCTGCCTGCAAAAAGGGCTGGCGCTGATTGAAGACGGCCGCCTGACAATTACCGCCCTGGTTGATCAGCTGCTTGTGCTGGAGAAGCAGGAGCGTCTTTACGCGATCCTGCTCGGTCACGTTAAGGAGCGTATTCGTAACTTCTACTCGAAGTACAATACCCGTGTGGAGCAGGAGGCCTTGTTGGTCGAAGTGGCCGACGAGCTTTACAACAAGGGGCTCTATACCGGTGACATTCCCCTTGGCCAGTTCCATAACGTGGTGGTGAACATCAAGAAGGAAGCTGTTTACCTGCATAATCTCCTGCCCAAGATTGTTGCTGAGCGTGATGCCGGCCTGCGTGAAGACTTCCTCGACAACAGCGGCCTAGACCGTTTTTACGTGGAAGAGCTTGAGCGGGAATATTTCGAGCTGAATGATCTCGACATGGAGAACCTCTACCTGATCCGTAAAGGCTATGCGGACTAA
- a CDS encoding GPMC system MBL fold metallohydrolase yields the protein MTDPSLKLTVLGSGTSTGVPVLGCHCAVCSSSDLRNNRTRCSVLLEWSGRKVLIDTATDFRQQALREGIEQIDSVLFTHAHADHVHGIDDLRTFTLRTGNAIPAYADRGVLDRLKGLFSYIFSESDAPGYRPRLQVNEVVGPFDLFGQTVVPIPLLHGPGESLGYRVGNLAYIVDCSALPESSWRLLQGLEVLVIDALRFREHESHFSISEAIEVARKLQVPRTLLTHLTHDIDYPRHATGLPDGVEFAYDGQTLTLPLPGN from the coding sequence ATGACCGACCCCTCTCTCAAGTTGACAGTTCTGGGTTCGGGAACCAGCACCGGTGTCCCTGTTCTCGGTTGCCACTGTGCCGTTTGTTCCTCGAGTGATCTGCGCAATAACAGAACCCGTTGCAGTGTCTTGCTCGAATGGTCAGGTCGCAAGGTTCTGATCGATACGGCAACCGATTTTCGTCAACAGGCTCTGCGTGAGGGGATCGAACAGATCGATAGTGTTCTCTTTACTCACGCTCACGCCGATCATGTCCATGGCATTGATGATCTGCGCACCTTTACCCTGCGTACCGGCAATGCGATTCCCGCATATGCCGACCGTGGTGTCCTCGATCGGCTCAAGGGACTGTTCAGCTATATCTTCAGCGAGTCGGATGCGCCTGGTTATCGGCCGCGTCTGCAGGTGAACGAGGTTGTCGGCCCTTTTGACCTGTTTGGCCAAACCGTGGTGCCGATTCCCCTGCTGCATGGTCCGGGTGAATCTTTGGGTTACCGGGTTGGCAACTTGGCTTACATCGTCGATTGCAGTGCCCTGCCCGAGTCCTCCTGGCGCCTTCTCCAAGGGCTGGAGGTGTTGGTCATTGATGCCTTGAGATTCCGGGAGCATGAGTCCCATTTCAGTATCAGTGAGGCGATCGAGGTGGCCAGAAAATTACAGGTTCCAAGAACCCTGCTGACTCATCTGACTCATGATATTGATTATCCTCGGCATGCGACAGGATTACCCGATGGTGTCGAGTTTGCCTATGACGGGCAGACCTTGACCCTGCCTCTGCCCGGAAATTAA